Proteins encoded within one genomic window of Augochlora pura isolate Apur16 chromosome 11, APUR_v2.2.1, whole genome shotgun sequence:
- the LOC144476762 gene encoding ankyrin repeat and SOCS box protein 16, with amino-acid sequence MVEHRRLFTMPTECMASPLQRELADSIIRLKPLDEIRILLACGAKANEAVTQGLRPLHYAVWQKYTEAARLLLVRGADIDATDECGYSALHLAAEHGYVDLVKLLLDHGAKVDHRVDTGELFPRTTMCDEPLRLALKNRHVDVARILLEAGANPNKRYFFGSEINLVSPLDLQCMELLLAFGAQPNTRDRAGLTPLMKASRLPQGISSVLLLLSYGADVNSMADTRHDYRTVLHYAILGGDPTVIDLLLKQGARLDLGPEYQKPTALDLAILKGDPSIVQMLLRSGADVNATSPIIGSPLHVACADNIPNRLEILTMLLERGADPNLVIRSDEGPALRPVLAEYVASNENPSVQVVALLLKYGARVVIKTQFRDPHGILNSLQNTANKPRLLKALLDAAESFDPCMIRRSSSLTDAQRAIVMEAAGTPLPLTHQARLIVRKLCGNKLPKIVHKLQLPQSLNRYLLYDVY; translated from the exons ATGGTGGAGCATCGAAGATTATTCACT ATGCCGACCGAATGCATGGCGAGCCCGTTGCAGCGGGAACTGGCGGACTCCATAATACGGTTGAAACCGCTCGACGAAATCCGCATTCTGCTGGCGTGCGGGGCAAAGGCGAACGAGGCTGTCACTCAGGGTTTGAGGCCGTTGCATTACGCGGTGTGGCAGAAGTACACGGAAGCGGCCCGGTTGTTGTTGGTGCGGGGCGCGGACATCGACGCGACCGACGAATGCGGATATTCCGCGTTGCACCTCGCCGCCGAGCACGGCTACGTGGATTTGGTCAAGCTTCTGCTCGACCACGGGGCCAAGGTCGACCATCGAGTGGACACCGGGGAGCTTTTCCCAAG GACAACCATGTGCGACGAACCCCTGCGGCTCGCTCTCAAGAATCGGCACGTCGACGTCGCGAGAATTCTATTGGAAGCTGGCGCGAACCCGAACAAAAGGTACTTTTTCGGTTCGGAAATTAATTTGGTCTCGCCGTTGGATCTCCAATGCATGGAATTGTTGTTGGCGTTCGGGGCTCAACCGAACACGAGGGATCGCGCCGGACTCACGCCGTTGATGAAAGCTTCGAGATTACCACAG GGTATATCTTCCGTGTTGCTTCTGCTGAGCTACGGGGCGGACGTGAACTCGATGGCGGACACGAGACACGACTACCGGACCGTTCTTCACTACGCTATCCTCGGCGGAGATCCGACGGTGATCGATCTGCTCCTGAAGCAGGGCGCTCGACTGGATCTCGGGCCCGAGTATCAGAAGCCGACGGCTCTCGACTTGGCCATTCTCAAGGGGGATCCCTCTATCGTCCAGATGCTGTTGAGATCGG GTGCTGACGTGAACGCGACCTCGCCGATCATCGGTTCTCCGCTTCACGTCGCCTGCGCGGACAACATTCCAAACAGACTGGAGATCCTGACGATGCTGTTGGAGCGGGGCGCGGACCCGAACCTGGTGATACGCAGCGACGAAGGGCCGGCGTTGCGCCCGGTTTTGGCCGAATACGTAGCTTCGAATGAAAACCCGTCGGTCCAGGTGGTGGCACTCTTGCTCAAGTACGGTGCTCGGGTCGTGATCAAGACGCAGTTCCGCGACCCGCACGGCATATTGAACTCTCTCCAGAATACAGCGAACAAGCCGCGACTGCTGAAAGCATTGCTGGATGCGGCGGAGAGCTTCGATCCTTGTATGATACGGAGATCGAGCAGCTTGACTGACGCGCAGAGGGCGATCGTGATGGAGGCGGCCGGAACTCCGTTGCCTCTTACCCATCAGGCCAGGCTGATCGTTCGAAAGCTGTGCGGCAACAAGCTGCCGAAAATTGTTCACAAACTTCAGCTACCGCAATCGCTGAACCGTTACCTACTCTACGACGTTTATTAA